GATTCTTATCCTTTGGCAGAGGAGATCAACAAGCGGGCAGTTGCCAGGGGAAAATGTCTGGACGTCTTAATCCAGGTTAATGTGGCGCGGGAGCCCACTAAATTTGGCCTTGATTTATCAGAAGTAGATGATTTTATTAATGCTGTTAAGGACCTACCGGGCTTGGCGGTAAAAGGATTAATGACCATAGCTCCTTTTGTTGGCGACCCCGAGGCAGTGCGTCCGGTATTCCGGGAACTGAAAAAGAAGTTTGACGCTTTAAAAACAATGGAGATTCCCAGTGCAGAAATGAAATACCTGTCCATGGGGATGTCCAATGATTATAGAATTGCCATAGAAGAAGGCGCAAATTTAGTTCGGATAGGAACCAGGATTTTTGGGGAAAGAAAAAAATGAGAGGAGGACTTTTTTAATGGCCAAGCTGGTTGATAAAGTACTCGGATTTATGGGCTTTGAAGAGGAAGAAGTGGAGATTATCGAAGATGAGGAACTAGTACAGGAGGAAGAAAGTTCCTTCAAGAAGAAAAAGAACGGGCCAATTTTTAGCCTGCATACTCAAAAGCAAACTAAAGTAGTAGTTTGTGTGCCTAAGGTTTTCGAGGATTGCCAGTATATAGCTGATCATCTGAAAAACCGCCGCCCGGTCATCATCAACCTGGAAGATGCTGATAAGGAACTGGCCAAGCGGGTTGTTGACTTTATCAGCGGGACCACCTATGCTTTATCAGGAAATATGCAGAAAGTTGGAAACGGAATATTTCTTTTTGTCCCGAGTAATATGGATATAGCAGGGGAAATTAATAAAGAACAGGACAAAGAAAAGGGATTGTTTACTTGGATTCGGTAATAGGGAGGCAAATTGATGTCATTGGCAGATAAAACCATCGGTTTTATTGGGGCGGGGGCAATGGCCGAAGCAATACTGGCCGGTTTGCTCAGTTCTGATTTAACAAAGCCGGAAAAAGTGTTTATCAGCGATGTTGACTTTACCCGTAGAGATTATGTAAAAACGAGATTCTCGGTTAATGTTGCTCAAAACAATACGGATTTGGTCAAGAGAAGCGATATAGTTGTTTTAGCAGTAAAACCTTTTATTTTGCAGGATGTATTAACTGAAATAGCCGGTTCAGTACAAACCGATCAACTGATGGTTTCTATTGCCGCCGGATTATCAACAGGCTACATATCCAGTTTTTTCAAAAGCCGAGTTCCTGTCATAAGGGTTATGCCCAATACGCCGTCATTAGTAGGCGAGGGAGCAAGCGCTTTGGCAGCCGGTGAATTTGCAGGTGAAGAGCACCTTGCTTTGGCATTGGAATTATTTAATTCCGTTGGGCGAGCCTATACCGTCTCCGAGCAGGCTATGGATGCTGTCACGGGTTTGAGTGGGAGCGGTCCGGCTTATATGTATTTAATCATTGAAGCTATGGCCGATGCTGGAGTTAAAGCCGGCCTGCCGAGGAAGATTGCATTGGAGCTATCTGCTCAGACCATGTTAGGCGCTGCCAAAATGGTTCTGGAAACAGGTGAACATCCGGCTGTATTGAAGGATAAAGTCACCACCCCCGGTGGTACGACTATTGCAGGGCTGCATACTTTAGAACAGGGAAAACTCAGGGCAACTATTATAGATGCTGTAATTGCCGCGACCCAGAAGTCTAAAGAATTGGGAGCTGTGACCAAATAAGTTAGGGGGATTTGTGTTTTGGACTTATATGTGATTATTAAAGGAATATTTGCAGCTATAGAATGGTTGGTAATTGCTCGTATTATCTTATCTTTCTTGCCGATGTTCATGCGGATTGACCATTATCATCCGATAGTTCGCTTTATCTATGAAACTACCGAGCCGCTTTTGGCGCCTTTTAGAAAGATTCTCCCGTCAACGGCTGGGTTAGATTTTTCCCCGTTATTGTTGTTCCTTGTTCTAGGAGCTTTAGAACGGTTGATTTTAAATCTATTGATGTAGCTATGGTCGACCGCAGTATTATTAAGTTACTTCCTGCTGAACAACGGGAATTAGGC
The window above is part of the Thermincola ferriacetica genome. Proteins encoded here:
- a CDS encoding YggS family pyridoxal phosphate-dependent enzyme produces the protein MLHWLRTNLEQIRSNINEAAYKSGRKPDDVKLIAVSKTVPMETIKAAWEMGVTDFGENKVQELTEKFNELPEAKWHLIGHLQKNKVKYIVDKVVLIHSLDSYPLAEEINKRAVARGKCLDVLIQVNVAREPTKFGLDLSEVDDFINAVKDLPGLAVKGLMTIAPFVGDPEAVRPVFRELKKKFDALKTMEIPSAEMKYLSMGMSNDYRIAIEEGANLVRIGTRIFGERKK
- a CDS encoding cell division protein SepF; the protein is MAKLVDKVLGFMGFEEEEVEIIEDEELVQEEESSFKKKKNGPIFSLHTQKQTKVVVCVPKVFEDCQYIADHLKNRRPVIINLEDADKELAKRVVDFISGTTYALSGNMQKVGNGIFLFVPSNMDIAGEINKEQDKEKGLFTWIR
- the proC gene encoding pyrroline-5-carboxylate reductase, which gives rise to MSLADKTIGFIGAGAMAEAILAGLLSSDLTKPEKVFISDVDFTRRDYVKTRFSVNVAQNNTDLVKRSDIVVLAVKPFILQDVLTEIAGSVQTDQLMVSIAAGLSTGYISSFFKSRVPVIRVMPNTPSLVGEGASALAAGEFAGEEHLALALELFNSVGRAYTVSEQAMDAVTGLSGSGPAYMYLIIEAMADAGVKAGLPRKIALELSAQTMLGAAKMVLETGEHPAVLKDKVTTPGGTTIAGLHTLEQGKLRATIIDAVIAATQKSKELGAVTK
- a CDS encoding YggT family protein, with translation MDLYVIIKGIFAAIEWLVIARIILSFLPMFMRIDHYHPIVRFIYETTEPLLAPFRKILPSTAGLDFSPLLLFLVLGALERLILNLLM